Proteins from a genomic interval of Tepidisphaeraceae bacterium:
- a CDS encoding extracellular solute-binding protein has translation MESRESNDPAEQRRRNRKRHISLLLLLLPLTLLAAFIPGSCSRDSDSAAPAPAANALVVYTSVDEPIATPILKAFEQKTGIRVDVRTDTEATKSVGLVERLIAEKANPRADVFWGNEVFLTMRLAEEGVLAPYESPAATDVPQQFRDPQHRWTGSALRARVIVVQGAKIVFPSGASYPPTKLADLLDPSLKNQIAIARPTAGTTGSHVAALYAKLGEEPADLFFRGLRANGVKMLGGNSVVAREVSQGNLLAGLTDNDDVAAVNASGGSAQAILPDQQPADGDTAAFGTLVLPCTVGVVNGTKRDAAARQLVDYLLSPEVEQQLIAAKFAAYSVRDPASIKTMAVDYREVARLMPLVVPRAMAILDGR, from the coding sequence ATGGAGTCTCGGGAATCGAACGACCCCGCCGAACAGCGCAGGCGAAATCGGAAGCGGCACATCTCGCTGCTGTTGTTGCTGCTACCCCTGACGTTGCTGGCAGCGTTCATCCCCGGCAGTTGCTCGCGCGACAGCGATAGCGCTGCCCCCGCACCGGCGGCCAATGCGCTGGTGGTGTACACGAGCGTCGACGAACCGATCGCCACGCCGATCCTGAAGGCCTTCGAACAGAAAACCGGCATCCGCGTCGACGTGCGCACCGATACCGAGGCGACGAAGTCGGTTGGTCTCGTCGAACGCCTGATCGCCGAGAAGGCCAACCCGCGGGCCGACGTTTTCTGGGGCAATGAGGTCTTCCTGACCATGCGGCTGGCGGAAGAGGGCGTGCTGGCGCCGTACGAATCCCCCGCGGCCACCGACGTGCCACAGCAGTTTCGCGACCCGCAACATCGCTGGACGGGCAGCGCGTTGCGCGCCCGCGTCATCGTGGTGCAAGGCGCCAAGATCGTCTTCCCCAGCGGCGCGAGCTACCCACCGACGAAGCTCGCCGATCTGCTCGACCCATCGCTGAAGAATCAGATCGCGATCGCGCGGCCGACCGCCGGCACCACCGGTTCGCACGTGGCGGCGCTGTACGCGAAGCTGGGCGAAGAGCCGGCGGATCTGTTCTTCCGCGGGTTGCGCGCCAACGGCGTGAAAATGCTCGGCGGCAACTCGGTCGTCGCACGCGAGGTGTCGCAGGGCAACCTGCTGGCGGGCTTAACCGACAACGACGACGTCGCCGCCGTCAATGCCAGCGGTGGCAGCGCGCAGGCGATCCTGCCCGACCAGCAGCCCGCCGACGGCGACACCGCCGCCTTCGGCACGCTCGTGCTGCCCTGCACGGTCGGCGTCGTGAACGGCACGAAGCGCGACGCCGCCGCCAGACAACTGGTCGATTACCTGCTGTCGCCGGAGGTCGAGCAGCAGTTGATTGCCGCCAAGTTCGCGGCGTACTCCGTGCGCGACCCCGCATCGATCAAGACCATGGCCGTCGACTACCGCGAGGTCGCGCGGCTCATGCCCTTGGTCGTACCCCGAGCCATGGCGATCCTTGATGGCCGGTAG
- a CDS encoding SGNH/GDSL hydrolase family protein → MRCIGAIVTFWIGAVLLLGCDRGERARETGPSGAYPAVPAPAPRPPATRPVGVVRYLALGDSYTIGEGVEPAARWPVHLAARVREQGRTVEEPWIIAATGWTSGDLLAAIDAAEPLGAVDYVSVMVGVNDQFQRRSIDAYREQLTTLVRRAIACAGGDERRVVVMSIPDWSATRMGRSMSGAADTGGGAAGGTSVSADIDRFNAVCRNVADAAHVSFVDVTSLSRSVTDDAGSLLAPDGLHYADPMHRQWADLAWAALLSRQTQPAR, encoded by the coding sequence ATGCGATGCATTGGCGCGATCGTGACGTTCTGGATTGGGGCCGTGCTGTTGCTCGGCTGCGACCGTGGCGAGCGGGCACGGGAGACCGGCCCGTCCGGGGCGTACCCGGCCGTGCCGGCGCCCGCGCCGCGCCCACCAGCCACGCGGCCGGTGGGCGTGGTGCGGTACCTGGCACTGGGGGATTCATACACCATCGGCGAAGGCGTCGAGCCGGCGGCGCGGTGGCCGGTGCACCTGGCGGCGCGCGTGAGGGAGCAGGGCCGCACCGTCGAGGAACCGTGGATCATCGCCGCCACCGGCTGGACCAGCGGCGACCTGCTGGCGGCCATCGACGCGGCCGAACCCCTGGGGGCGGTCGACTACGTCAGCGTGATGGTCGGCGTGAACGACCAGTTCCAGCGCCGCTCGATCGACGCCTACCGCGAGCAGCTCACGACCCTCGTACGGCGCGCGATCGCGTGCGCCGGTGGCGACGAACGGCGGGTGGTGGTGATGTCGATCCCCGACTGGTCCGCGACCCGAATGGGCCGCAGCATGAGCGGCGCGGCCGACACCGGAGGTGGCGCGGCGGGCGGCACGAGCGTGTCGGCCGACATCGACCGGTTCAACGCCGTCTGCCGCAATGTCGCCGACGCGGCCCACGTCTCGTTCGTGGACGTGACCTCACTGTCCCGCTCGGTCACCGACGATGCCGGCTCGCTGCTGGCGCCCGACGGCCTGCATTACGCCGACCCGATGCACCGCCAATGGGCCGACCTGGCCTGGGCCGCCCTACTGTCGCGGCAGACGCAACCGGCGAGATAA
- a CDS encoding DMT family transporter, which yields MDHGQSPGTIGTGAPAARAAAGWLLLACLFWGLSFTWAKTVGETVNGAVGAGPGATLGPLWGLAVRFGIAALLWIAIVPAARTGWTIGAVRHGVWLGLLMSAAIIVQHLGLEHSGAAITAFLTSLTVVFVPLLSWAVTRRRPSNVIWMGVVLATVGVWLMTGATAEGFGIGELLGLICSICWAVYIFVIAHSGLREHPARMVAAQFIVAAVLSGGLSLMLAGERLPAMVAATIDPRVWQNVLLLALFATVAAFGILTYQQPKIDAVRASLIYLAEPIFAAAFAWAWAGHGMTATQIGGAVLILVANVAVEVIAGRESVVVPD from the coding sequence ATGGATCACGGGCAATCACCTGGAACGATCGGCACGGGCGCGCCGGCAGCGCGGGCGGCGGCGGGGTGGCTGTTGCTGGCGTGCTTGTTCTGGGGGCTGAGCTTTACGTGGGCCAAGACGGTGGGGGAGACGGTGAACGGGGCGGTCGGGGCGGGGCCGGGGGCGACGCTGGGGCCGCTGTGGGGGTTGGCGGTGCGGTTTGGGATCGCGGCCCTTTTGTGGATCGCGATCGTGCCGGCGGCGCGAACGGGGTGGACGATCGGGGCGGTGCGGCACGGGGTGTGGTTGGGGCTGCTGATGTCGGCGGCGATCATCGTGCAGCATCTGGGGCTGGAGCATTCCGGGGCGGCCATCACGGCGTTTTTGACGAGTTTGACCGTGGTCTTTGTGCCGCTGCTGTCGTGGGCGGTGACGCGAAGGCGGCCGAGCAACGTCATCTGGATGGGCGTGGTTCTGGCGACCGTGGGCGTCTGGCTGATGACCGGGGCGACGGCGGAGGGGTTTGGCATCGGGGAACTGCTGGGGCTGATCTGCTCGATCTGCTGGGCGGTCTACATCTTCGTCATCGCCCATTCGGGCCTGCGCGAGCACCCGGCCCGCATGGTGGCGGCGCAGTTTATCGTGGCGGCGGTGCTGAGCGGTGGGTTGAGTCTGATGCTGGCGGGCGAGCGGTTGCCGGCGATGGTGGCCGCGACGATCGACCCGCGCGTGTGGCAGAACGTGCTGCTGCTGGCGCTCTTCGCGACGGTGGCGGCGTTTGGGATCTTGACGTACCAACAGCCGAAGATTGATGCGGTGCGGGCGTCGTTGATCTACCTGGCCGAGCCGATCTTCGCGGCGGCCTTCGCGTGGGCGTGGGCGGGGCATGGGATGACGGCGACGCAGATAGGGGGGGCGGTGCTGATTTTGGTGGCGAACGTGGCGGTGGAAGTGATCGCTGGGCGGGAATCGGTGGTGGTGCCGGATTGA
- a CDS encoding VWA domain-containing protein, which produces MAVAWLTLEYYSWGTAALAFAALAIPVVLLGIRSLNGLGPVRKWVAIGTRLLVIAMIVLILGGVRWQRQHKDLEVMFLRDVSQSAEQVQDAPGKTVQEGVVAYLNDISRRTDKPRGDRMGVISFDNNAAIDALPNTSLALNTSAIRESGSGTNVASAIQLALATMNRDAMHRMVLLWDGNATAGDVNTAIAQAAAQNVPIDVVPLSYQVQREITMDNLVAPTWRRENEPFSVDVFLRNTNDGPVTGTLTVRHQGEAMDLDPYTAGAQTTRQVTLNPGTNKQSVAVPPLRSGGVHKFRATFDPDPIAGPGGEPIVADTLAQNNASEAFTFVRGKGKVLYVDNTGGSGSMLRDALAREDVLIENTDHITPDGFPTDLVRLQDYDAVILANVSRGAGGLSDEQQRLLASYVHDMGGGLVMIGGPDTFGAGGWQGSRLEEVLPVEMDIPAQRQVGKGALVVIVHSCEFPNGNYWGEQCAIKAAETLSAKDDIGVVTYNWGTGTSQWDYPLSEKGDGSQVMAAIKGMQVGDMPSFDNAMDVALNGGKPGVTGLKDSNARQKHVIIISDGDPQVPNPQLVAQYQAAKVSVSTVSVYPHTQNPGQMPPNMKYIADNLKGKAYGPVNDNFNTLPQIFIKEATIVRRSLILEDSAGIPLKLTPSNSDVIKGLDFGAPVFGMVLTSKKQSPQVEMPLVAGKNNDPVLAHWQSGLGRAAVFTPDAHNKWSAGYVGSDQFGKFWAQVVRTVARPPMSGDFDVQTTQDGEKGRITVEALNRDNAFLNFLNIKGNVLGPNGEPIDVRMVQTAPGVYTGEFDAPQQGTYAVGLTYSGTNTGGTLRSGLVVNDSPELRALRSNETILQQIADRTGGRVLPAFDASAADVFTRLGVKQTASPLPVWDLLLPFLLALLILDVAIRRIAWDWASTKRLATAGANVIRGFTVTTRKVETPNLFETLKQTREGAAEQTQQAAATVTPAARPDPSRKFEAKPGAAAAADGDIADVIGGATNKPIPSAPKATTPKGLQPDAGGMGSLLEAKRRAREKMNRQDEEK; this is translated from the coding sequence TTGGCCGTCGCGTGGCTCACGCTCGAGTATTACTCGTGGGGCACGGCTGCGCTGGCGTTCGCGGCGTTGGCGATCCCGGTCGTTCTGCTGGGCATCCGCTCGCTGAACGGGCTGGGGCCGGTGCGCAAGTGGGTGGCGATCGGCACGCGGCTGCTGGTCATCGCGATGATCGTGCTGATCCTGGGGGGCGTGCGCTGGCAACGGCAGCACAAAGATCTGGAGGTGATGTTCCTGCGCGACGTCAGCCAGAGCGCCGAACAGGTGCAGGACGCGCCGGGCAAGACCGTGCAGGAAGGCGTGGTGGCCTACCTGAACGACATCAGCCGGCGCACCGACAAGCCGCGCGGCGACCGGATGGGCGTCATCAGCTTTGACAACAACGCGGCCATCGACGCGCTGCCCAACACGTCGCTGGCGCTCAACACGAGCGCGATCCGCGAGTCCGGCAGCGGCACGAACGTCGCCAGCGCGATTCAGTTGGCATTGGCCACGATGAACCGCGACGCGATGCACCGCATGGTGCTGCTGTGGGACGGCAACGCGACCGCAGGTGACGTGAACACCGCCATCGCGCAGGCGGCGGCGCAGAACGTGCCGATCGACGTGGTGCCGCTGAGCTATCAGGTGCAGCGCGAGATCACGATGGACAACCTCGTCGCCCCCACCTGGCGGCGCGAGAACGAGCCGTTCTCGGTTGATGTCTTCCTACGCAATACCAACGACGGCCCGGTGACGGGCACGCTCACCGTTCGCCACCAGGGCGAGGCGATGGACCTCGACCCGTACACGGCCGGTGCGCAGACGACGCGCCAGGTGACGCTGAACCCCGGCACCAACAAGCAAAGCGTCGCGGTGCCGCCGTTGCGCAGTGGGGGCGTGCATAAGTTCCGGGCGACGTTTGATCCGGACCCGATCGCCGGACCGGGCGGCGAGCCGATCGTGGCGGATACGCTGGCGCAGAACAACGCCAGCGAGGCCTTCACGTTCGTGCGTGGCAAGGGGAAGGTGCTGTACGTCGACAACACCGGCGGCTCGGGCAGCATGCTGCGCGATGCGCTGGCGCGGGAAGACGTGCTGATCGAGAACACCGACCACATCACGCCCGATGGCTTCCCGACCGACCTCGTGCGCCTGCAGGACTACGACGCCGTTATCCTGGCCAACGTGTCGCGCGGGGCGGGGGGGCTAAGCGATGAGCAACAGCGCCTGCTCGCCAGCTACGTGCACGACATGGGCGGCGGGCTGGTGATGATCGGCGGGCCCGACACCTTCGGCGCTGGCGGTTGGCAGGGCAGCCGGCTCGAAGAGGTGCTGCCGGTCGAGATGGACATTCCCGCCCAACGGCAGGTGGGCAAGGGGGCGCTGGTCGTCATCGTCCACTCGTGCGAGTTTCCCAACGGCAACTACTGGGGCGAACAGTGCGCGATTAAGGCGGCCGAGACGCTGAGCGCCAAGGATGACATCGGCGTCGTCACCTACAACTGGGGCACTGGCACCAGCCAGTGGGACTACCCACTGAGCGAGAAGGGGGATGGCAGCCAGGTGATGGCGGCCATTAAAGGCATGCAGGTCGGGGACATGCCCAGCTTCGACAACGCGATGGACGTCGCGCTGAACGGCGGCAAGCCGGGCGTGACGGGGTTAAAGGACTCCAACGCGCGGCAGAAGCACGTCATCATCATCTCCGACGGCGACCCGCAGGTGCCCAACCCACAGCTGGTGGCCCAGTATCAAGCGGCCAAGGTGAGCGTGAGCACGGTCAGCGTCTACCCGCATACGCAGAACCCCGGGCAGATGCCGCCGAACATGAAGTACATCGCCGACAACCTGAAGGGGAAGGCCTACGGCCCGGTGAACGACAACTTCAACACGCTGCCGCAGATCTTCATCAAGGAAGCGACGATCGTGCGGCGTAGTTTGATCCTGGAAGACTCCGCGGGCATCCCACTCAAGCTAACGCCCAGCAACAGCGACGTGATTAAAGGGCTGGACTTCGGCGCGCCCGTCTTTGGAATGGTGCTGACGAGCAAGAAGCAGAGCCCGCAGGTCGAGATGCCCCTGGTGGCCGGCAAGAACAACGACCCCGTGCTGGCCCACTGGCAGAGCGGCCTCGGCCGGGCGGCCGTCTTCACGCCCGATGCGCACAACAAGTGGAGCGCGGGGTACGTGGGGTCGGACCAGTTCGGCAAGTTCTGGGCGCAGGTCGTCCGCACCGTCGCCCGCCCACCCATGAGCGGCGACTTCGACGTGCAGACCACGCAGGATGGCGAGAAGGGGCGCATCACCGTGGAAGCGCTGAACCGCGACAACGCGTTCCTGAACTTCCTGAACATCAAGGGCAACGTGCTGGGGCCCAACGGCGAGCCGATCGACGTGCGCATGGTGCAGACCGCCCCGGGCGTCTACACCGGCGAGTTCGACGCGCCGCAGCAGGGCACGTACGCCGTCGGGCTAACCTACAGCGGCACCAACACCGGTGGCACGCTGCGCAGCGGCCTGGTGGTGAATGATTCGCCCGAGTTGCGCGCCCTGCGCAGCAACGAGACGATTTTGCAGCAGATCGCAGACCGCACGGGCGGCCGGGTGCTGCCGGCGTTCGACGCGAGCGCCGCCGACGTCTTCACCCGCCTCGGCGTAAAGCAGACGGCCAGCCCGTTGCCGGTGTGGGACTTGCTGCTGCCGTTCCTGCTGGCGCTGTTGATTCTGGACGTCGCCATCCGTCGAATTGCCTGGGACTGGGCCAGCACGAAGCGGCTGGCGACCGCCGGCGCGAACGTCATTCGCGGCTTCACGGTAACGACGCGCAAGGTGGAGACGCCGAACCTGTTCGAGACCTTGAAGCAGACTCGCGAGGGCGCCGCCGAGCAAACCCAGCAGGCCGCCGCGACGGTAACCCCCGCGGCCCGGCCTGACCCCTCGCGCAAGTTCGAGGCCAAGCCCGGCGCCGCGGCCGCCGCCGATGGGGACATCGCCGACGTGATCGGCGGCGCAACGAACAAGCCGATCCCGTCGGCTCCGAAAGCCACCACCCCCAAGGGCCTGCAGCCCGACGCCGGCGGCATGGGCAGCCTGTTGGAAGCCAAACGCCGTGCGCGCGAAAAGATGAACCGACAGGACGAGGAGAAATGA
- a CDS encoding H-X9-DG-CTERM domain-containing protein, which yields MFKRIAVATVASLVFAVQAFAQDLDAIKPFLSDKTIVVVDVDLAKFDLKAFEAKAIKAMEDAKVGEAQMKQAREEMTANMARGQKWLDALKDAKAQRAFVVVSMPQAGPGGPPMFTVVPTADDAAATAVGKTIDEAMASGEGEGGPPPTATHERIGNAVVIGEAPTLAALKTIKPVDRADLATAHATATKAGDGAIRVAFAPTGPMRGMLMMAADPVVANVVNAGVQHAGLSVGLPPNESLNLTIQSKDAKSAEALAKLINGFMQDLPPGAPPEMAMLQPNAAGDTVKLSLDQAAMTKLIDGVLPSMIRARNTAFAVKSASNIRTLLMMTIMYAQTRDGQYPDTLADLREGQQMPQQAFDELMTNPAQPTMKPGYIYIKPKDAAAAPGGLVIHEAFEGPFPTDGVNVGFGDGSVRKIGDEAQFNELLKAAK from the coding sequence ATGTTCAAACGCATCGCCGTTGCCACCGTCGCGTCGCTGGTGTTCGCCGTGCAGGCATTCGCGCAAGACCTTGATGCCATCAAGCCGTTCCTCAGCGACAAGACGATCGTCGTCGTCGATGTGGACTTGGCGAAGTTCGACCTGAAAGCCTTTGAAGCTAAAGCCATCAAAGCGATGGAGGACGCCAAGGTCGGCGAAGCCCAGATGAAGCAGGCTCGCGAGGAGATGACGGCCAACATGGCGCGCGGGCAGAAGTGGCTCGACGCGCTGAAGGACGCCAAGGCCCAGCGGGCGTTCGTGGTCGTGTCGATGCCGCAGGCCGGGCCCGGCGGGCCGCCGATGTTCACCGTCGTGCCTACTGCCGACGATGCCGCTGCCACCGCGGTGGGCAAGACGATCGATGAAGCGATGGCCAGCGGTGAAGGTGAGGGCGGGCCTCCGCCGACCGCCACGCACGAGCGCATCGGCAACGCCGTGGTGATCGGCGAGGCTCCGACGCTGGCGGCGCTGAAGACGATCAAGCCGGTCGACCGCGCCGACCTGGCCACCGCCCACGCCACCGCCACCAAGGCCGGCGACGGCGCGATCCGCGTCGCGTTCGCGCCCACGGGTCCGATGCGCGGCATGCTGATGATGGCGGCCGACCCGGTCGTCGCCAACGTGGTGAACGCCGGCGTGCAGCATGCCGGCCTGAGCGTGGGCCTGCCGCCGAACGAGTCGCTGAACCTCACGATTCAATCGAAGGACGCCAAGTCGGCCGAGGCGCTGGCGAAGCTCATCAACGGCTTCATGCAGGACCTGCCGCCCGGCGCGCCACCGGAGATGGCGATGCTGCAGCCCAATGCCGCGGGCGATACCGTAAAGCTGTCGCTCGATCAGGCCGCGATGACGAAGCTCATCGACGGCGTTTTGCCGTCCATGATTCGGGCTCGCAATACCGCGTTCGCCGTGAAGTCGGCGTCGAACATCCGCACACTGCTAATGATGACCATCATGTACGCCCAGACCCGCGACGGGCAGTACCCCGACACGCTCGCCGACCTGCGCGAGGGCCAGCAAATGCCGCAGCAGGCCTTCGACGAGTTGATGACCAACCCCGCCCAGCCCACCATGAAGCCCGGCTACATCTACATCAAGCCGAAAGACGCCGCGGCGGCCCCCGGGGGTTTGGTCATCCATGAGGCGTTCGAAGGACCCTTCCCCACTGACGGCGTGAACGTCGGTTTCGGTGACGGCAGCGTGCGGAAGATTGGAGACGAGGCGCAGTTCAACGAGTTGTTGAAGGCAGCGAAGTAG
- a CDS encoding MoxR family ATPase codes for MSRTNTPPQIDPAIEQATADFRRDYATVKAEIGKAIVGHDDIIDGVLTCLFVGGHALLEGVPGLGKTALIRALSQALHLKFGRIQFTPDLMPADVIGTNIIQEDEHGRRQFKFMEGPLFAQIILADEINRATPKTQSAMLEAMQERQVTAGGDIRKLERPFFVMATQNPLEQEGTYPLPEAQLDRFFFKLIVQYSGRQELHEILNRTTAGAQPDLTPVLDAKRIIAYQELVRRVVIAPHVQDYAIRVTLATHPGGMYAIPMTGQFLRVGASPRAAQAITLASKVKALLDGRFHVSFADIKAVAIPAMRHRVILNFEGEAEGMTTDMVLERILADTPTSVEEGATVAAAGRR; via the coding sequence ATGTCCCGCACCAACACTCCCCCCCAGATCGACCCCGCCATCGAGCAGGCCACCGCCGACTTCCGTCGCGATTATGCGACGGTGAAGGCCGAGATCGGCAAGGCGATCGTCGGGCACGACGACATCATCGACGGCGTCCTCACCTGCCTGTTCGTCGGCGGCCACGCGCTGCTGGAAGGCGTGCCGGGGCTGGGCAAGACGGCCCTTATCCGCGCGCTGTCGCAGGCGTTGCACCTGAAGTTCGGGCGCATTCAATTCACGCCCGACCTCATGCCCGCCGACGTCATCGGCACGAACATCATCCAGGAGGACGAGCACGGCCGGCGGCAGTTCAAGTTCATGGAAGGGCCGCTGTTCGCGCAGATCATCCTCGCTGACGAAATCAACCGCGCCACGCCCAAGACGCAGTCGGCGATGCTGGAAGCTATGCAGGAACGCCAGGTGACGGCCGGCGGTGACATCCGCAAGCTCGAGCGCCCGTTCTTCGTGATGGCGACGCAAAACCCGCTGGAACAGGAAGGCACCTACCCGCTGCCCGAAGCGCAGCTCGACCGGTTCTTCTTCAAGCTGATCGTGCAGTACAGCGGCCGGCAGGAACTGCACGAGATCCTGAACCGCACGACCGCCGGCGCGCAGCCCGACCTCACGCCCGTGTTGGATGCAAAGCGCATCATCGCTTACCAGGAACTCGTCCGGCGGGTCGTCATCGCGCCGCACGTGCAGGACTACGCGATCAGGGTCACGCTCGCCACCCACCCCGGCGGCATGTACGCGATCCCCATGACCGGCCAGTTCCTGCGCGTGGGGGCCAGCCCCCGCGCCGCCCAGGCGATCACCCTGGCCAGCAAGGTAAAAGCCCTGCTCGACGGCCGTTTCCACGTCAGCTTTGCCGACATCAAGGCCGTCGCCATCCCCGCGATGCGCCACCGCGTCATTCTGAACTTCGAAGGCGAGGCCGAGGGCATGACGACGGACATGGTGCTGGAACGGATTCTCGCGGATACGCCCACGAGCGTGGAAGAAGGGGCCACCGTGGCAGCGGCGGGGCGGCGGTGA
- a CDS encoding LEA type 2 family protein: MITSTLRMLVLVPFCLLSLACAGAGLEKPTAAVKGMSLGAINATGLTMNFDVDVTNPNAFAVPLTAADYGLSISGTKVLDGKAEPGGELPAKGTRSLVLPVAVTFENLLAAEQALVKTGGNIPFSLDAGLSAGRGTALLGQSVRVPLSYSGTLPLRDVLNDPKILLQSPAARALAQKVIGNALGGTLGR, translated from the coding sequence ATGATCACCTCCACCCTCCGCATGCTCGTGCTCGTCCCGTTCTGCCTCTTATCCCTGGCCTGTGCCGGCGCGGGACTGGAGAAGCCGACGGCCGCCGTGAAGGGCATGTCGCTGGGGGCGATCAACGCGACCGGGCTAACGATGAACTTCGACGTCGACGTGACCAACCCCAACGCCTTCGCCGTCCCCTTAACCGCGGCCGACTACGGGCTGTCGATCAGCGGCACGAAGGTGCTCGACGGAAAGGCCGAGCCCGGCGGCGAGCTGCCCGCCAAGGGCACGCGGTCGCTCGTGCTGCCCGTCGCCGTCACGTTCGAGAACCTGCTGGCCGCCGAGCAAGCCCTGGTAAAGACCGGCGGCAACATCCCCTTTTCCTTGGACGCCGGCCTGAGCGCCGGCCGCGGCACCGCGCTATTGGGCCAATCCGTCCGCGTCCCCCTCTCCTACAGCGGCACCCTGCCGCTGCGCGACGTGTTAAATGATCCGAAGATCCTCCTGCAAAGCCCGGCGGCCCGGGCGCTTGCGCAGAAGGTGATTGGGAACGCACTCGGCGGGACGCTCGGCCGCTAA
- a CDS encoding O-acetyl-ADP-ribose deacetylase: MEGLPLEVMRGDITTLKVDAIVNAANESLLGGSGVDGAIHRAAGPQLLEECRTIGGCPTGEARLTKGYNLPAKYVIHTVGPVWRGGQEDEDQALAACYRHSLSLAMRTHIRTIAFPAISTGAYGFPIARAAQIATDETERFLVTYPQYFDRVIFVCFDDASYAAYRHAVDVLDER, translated from the coding sequence ATGGAAGGCCTGCCCCTGGAAGTCATGCGCGGCGACATCACGACGCTAAAGGTCGATGCGATCGTGAACGCCGCAAACGAATCACTGTTGGGCGGCAGCGGGGTCGATGGCGCCATTCACCGCGCCGCGGGGCCGCAGTTGCTGGAAGAGTGCCGCACGATCGGCGGCTGCCCGACGGGTGAGGCCCGGCTGACCAAGGGGTACAACCTACCGGCCAAGTATGTCATCCACACCGTCGGCCCCGTGTGGCGCGGCGGTCAGGAGGATGAAGACCAAGCCTTGGCGGCCTGCTATCGCCACAGTTTGTCACTTGCGATGCGCACGCACATTCGCACGATCGCGTTCCCGGCCATCAGCACCGGCGCCTATGGCTTCCCGATTGCCCGCGCCGCGCAGATTGCCACCGACGAGACGGAGCGGTTCCTCGTGACCTATCCGCAGTACTTCGACCGCGTGATATTCGTCTGCTTCGACGACGCGAGCTACGCCGCCTACCGGCACGCCGTGGACGTGCTGGACGAGCGGTGA
- a CDS encoding DUF58 domain-containing protein — MPATDTDKLLSTEFMARLDQLDLVSRKMLAGKLKGERRSKRRGQSVEFADFRNYVIGDDLRFIDWNIYGRLDRLFLKLFLEEEDLSLYILVDVSKSSDYGTPNKAAYMKQVAAALGYVGLVNYNRVNIVALSDKVVAETGPLRGRQKVRQMIDFVGKLEPQGSSHLAEAAKRFALANRGKGVCVVLSDFFDKAGYENGLRYVATGTYDLFAVQILSPQEIDPDLQGDLKLRDLEDDDLAEVSITAPLIKQYKTNLNAYCMSVKDYVTKRGGSYLFSSTAVPFDTLVLNYLRDRGLLG; from the coding sequence ATGCCTGCCACCGACACCGACAAACTTCTCTCCACCGAGTTCATGGCCCGCCTGGACCAGTTGGACCTCGTGTCGCGCAAGATGCTGGCGGGCAAGCTGAAGGGCGAGCGGCGCAGCAAACGGCGAGGGCAGTCGGTGGAGTTCGCTGACTTCCGCAACTACGTGATCGGCGACGATCTTCGCTTCATCGACTGGAACATCTACGGCCGGCTCGATCGGCTGTTCCTCAAGCTGTTTTTGGAAGAGGAAGACCTCTCGCTGTACATCCTGGTCGATGTCAGCAAGAGCAGCGACTACGGCACGCCGAACAAGGCCGCTTACATGAAGCAGGTGGCTGCGGCGCTGGGGTACGTGGGGCTGGTCAACTACAACCGCGTGAACATCGTGGCGCTGTCGGACAAGGTGGTCGCCGAGACCGGCCCGCTGCGTGGTCGCCAAAAAGTGCGGCAGATGATCGACTTCGTCGGCAAACTGGAACCGCAGGGCAGCAGCCACCTCGCCGAGGCCGCCAAGCGGTTTGCCTTGGCCAACCGCGGTAAGGGCGTCTGCGTCGTGCTGTCCGACTTCTTCGACAAGGCCGGCTACGAGAACGGCCTGCGCTACGTCGCCACCGGCACGTACGATCTGTTCGCAGTGCAGATCCTGAGCCCGCAGGAGATCGACCCTGATTTACAAGGCGACCTGAAGCTGCGCGACCTGGAAGATGACGACCTGGCCGAGGTCAGCATCACGGCGCCGCTGATCAAGCAGTACAAGACGAACCTGAACGCCTATTGCATGAGCGTGAAGGACTACGTCACCAAGCGCGGCGGCAGTTACCTGTTCAGCAGCACGGCGGTGCCGTTCGATACGCTGGTGCTGAATTACCTGAGGGATCGGGGGTTGCTGGGGTAG
- a CDS encoding GIY-YIG nuclease family protein produces MKRYDVYILASPSRVLYVGVTSDLAGRMHQHRNRLVPGFTARYGVTRLVFRETFGDVTQAIDWEKKIKGWRREKKVKLIESVNPEWRDLYDDSTEGGPGPSLTVAIPRVATAPLGMTTGAGGDVLDGPPMTLRDPLHPIRRILG; encoded by the coding sequence ATGAAGCGGTACGATGTCTACATCCTCGCAAGCCCCTCGCGCGTCTTGTACGTCGGCGTGACGAGCGACTTGGCCGGACGCATGCACCAGCACCGCAACAGGCTCGTACCCGGGTTCACTGCGAGATACGGCGTCACGCGACTCGTCTTTCGCGAGACGTTCGGCGACGTGACGCAGGCCATCGATTGGGAGAAGAAGATAAAAGGCTGGCGGCGAGAAAAGAAAGTAAAGCTGATCGAATCCGTCAACCCGGAGTGGCGAGACCTCTACGATGATTCGACGGAAGGTGGACCGGGGCCATCGCTGACTGTGGCGATCCCTCGGGTCGCTACCGCTCCCCTCGGGATGACAACCGGAGCGGGTGGCGACGTACTTGATGGGCCACCGATGACCCTTCGCGACCCGCTGCATCCGATCCGCCGTATACTTGGGTGA